The following coding sequences lie in one Streptomyces venezuelae genomic window:
- a CDS encoding succinate dehydrogenase hydrophobic membrane anchor subunit, whose amino-acid sequence MSADTTLEKSGTSGIGPVEGASLYDSDNPAPVIEAPRKRTSKTPRSTRGNFEMAAWLFMRLSGVVLVVLVLGHLLIQLVLDGGVSKIGFAFVAGRWASPFWQVWDLLMLWLAMLHGANGLRTVINDYAERPNTRLWLKGLLYTATVFTILLGTLVIFTFDPNIR is encoded by the coding sequence ATGTCTGCTGACACCACGCTTGAGAAGTCCGGAACGTCCGGTATCGGTCCCGTCGAGGGCGCTTCGCTCTACGACTCCGACAACCCGGCCCCGGTCATCGAGGCGCCGCGCAAGCGCACCTCCAAGACCCCGCGCTCGACCCGCGGCAACTTCGAGATGGCCGCATGGCTCTTCATGCGCCTGTCCGGCGTCGTCCTGGTCGTCCTCGTCCTCGGCCACCTGCTGATCCAGCTGGTGCTCGACGGCGGTGTCTCGAAGATCGGCTTCGCGTTCGTCGCCGGTCGCTGGGCCTCGCCGTTCTGGCAGGTCTGGGACCTGCTGATGCTGTGGCTCGCGATGCTGCACGGCGCCAACGGCCTGCGCACGGTCATCAACGACTACGCGGAGCGCCCGAACACGCGTCTGTGGCTCAAGGGCCTGCTGTACACCGCCACGGTGTTCACCATCCTTCTGGGCACGCTGGTGATCTTCACCTTCGACCCGAACATCCGCTAA
- the sdhC gene encoding succinate dehydrogenase, cytochrome b556 subunit → MPAGTLYRGREGMWSWVAHRVTGVLIFFFLFVHVLDTALVRVSPEAYDDVVSTYKTPIVALLEYGLVAAILFHALNGLRVIAVDFWSKGPRYQKQMLWTVVGIWVVLMVGALYPVLGHAVREVFGS, encoded by the coding sequence GTGCCGGCTGGAACGCTGTACCGCGGCCGGGAAGGAATGTGGTCCTGGGTGGCTCACCGAGTCACCGGCGTCCTCATCTTCTTCTTCCTGTTCGTGCATGTGCTGGACACCGCTCTCGTCCGCGTCTCCCCGGAGGCGTATGACGATGTCGTCAGCACCTACAAGACGCCGATCGTCGCACTCCTCGAGTACGGCCTGGTCGCCGCCATCCTCTTCCACGCGCTCAACGGCCTGCGTGTCATCGCCGTCGACTTCTGGTCGAAGGGTCCCCGCTACCAGAAGCAGATGCTCTGGACCGTCGTCGGCATCTGGGTCGTCCTGATGGTCGGGGCGCTCTACCCCGTCCTCGGCCACGCCGTACGCGAAGTCTTCGGGAGCTGA
- a CDS encoding beta-N-acetylhexosaminidase, protein MRRGPVAAAGGVAVVGAVVLAVGFWPGGDGAGSGRAAPSGGRSAAAPSASPTKSYALSKAPATIPAVREHTAARGPGWRPDEGKGRVVVGDGALADEAKLLAGELKLKYGGESDPGKGDVQLTLDDDGEQDGSKGGDESYTLTVKGERVRISAPAEAGVFYGTRTLKQAVSGGRTAPEGVVRDRPAKPQRGFMIDIARKHFDLKWLEDRVRELGDLKYNQLGLHFSDDQAFRIESDSHPEIVSSDHLTKDQVRGLVKLAESRHITVVPEIDSPGHLGAVTREHPSLQLRNARGSVTRGAVDISKPEAAKIVDELLKEYAELFPGAYWHLGADEYLALTARDPEASYPQLAAAARERYGAGGRVQDLATGWLNDRADTVRPFGKKPKAWNDGFFRGGSTQAADDIEVAYWTGKEIGAREPDEYLKAGRKLVNYNDEYLYYVLGQPQTFRYPTGQRIYESWTPLVVRGTKPVSERYDDQILGGTFAVWGDLADAQTQEQVAAGIRMPLRATVQKLWDPRKPARAWKDFVKLADEVR, encoded by the coding sequence GTGAGGCGCGGGCCCGTCGCCGCGGCGGGCGGTGTCGCCGTCGTGGGGGCGGTGGTGCTGGCCGTCGGGTTCTGGCCCGGCGGCGACGGCGCGGGCTCCGGCCGCGCGGCGCCGTCGGGCGGCAGATCGGCCGCCGCGCCCTCGGCGAGCCCCACCAAGAGCTACGCGCTCTCCAAGGCTCCCGCCACCATCCCCGCCGTGCGCGAGCACACCGCGGCACGCGGCCCCGGCTGGCGCCCCGACGAGGGCAAGGGCCGGGTCGTGGTCGGCGACGGCGCCCTCGCCGACGAGGCGAAGCTGCTCGCGGGAGAGCTGAAACTGAAGTACGGGGGAGAGTCCGACCCCGGCAAGGGCGACGTACAGCTGACGCTGGACGACGACGGAGAGCAGGACGGGTCCAAGGGCGGCGACGAGTCGTACACCCTGACCGTCAAGGGCGAGCGGGTCCGCATATCCGCGCCCGCCGAGGCCGGTGTCTTCTACGGCACCCGCACCCTCAAGCAGGCGGTGAGCGGCGGCAGGACCGCTCCCGAGGGCGTCGTACGGGACCGCCCGGCCAAGCCGCAGCGCGGCTTCATGATCGACATAGCCAGGAAGCACTTCGACCTGAAGTGGCTGGAGGACCGCGTACGCGAACTCGGCGACCTCAAGTACAACCAGCTCGGCCTGCACTTCTCCGACGACCAGGCGTTCCGCATCGAGTCGGACTCGCACCCCGAGATCGTCTCCTCCGACCACCTCACCAAAGACCAGGTGCGCGGCCTCGTGAAGCTGGCCGAGAGCCGCCACATCACCGTCGTCCCGGAGATCGACTCGCCCGGACACCTCGGCGCCGTCACCCGCGAGCACCCCTCCCTGCAGCTCCGCAACGCGCGGGGCTCGGTCACGCGCGGTGCCGTCGACATCTCGAAGCCGGAGGCGGCGAAGATCGTCGACGAGCTCCTCAAGGAGTACGCCGAGCTGTTCCCCGGCGCGTACTGGCACCTCGGAGCCGATGAATACCTCGCGCTCACGGCCAGGGACCCCGAGGCGTCCTACCCGCAGCTGGCCGCCGCCGCCCGCGAGCGCTACGGCGCGGGCGGACGCGTCCAGGACCTCGCCACGGGCTGGCTCAACGACCGCGCCGACACGGTGCGCCCCTTCGGCAAGAAGCCGAAGGCCTGGAACGACGGGTTCTTCCGGGGCGGCAGCACCCAGGCCGCGGACGACATCGAAGTCGCCTACTGGACCGGCAAGGAGATCGGCGCGCGCGAGCCCGACGAGTACCTGAAGGCGGGCCGCAAGCTCGTCAACTACAACGACGAGTACCTCTACTACGTCCTCGGCCAGCCCCAGACCTTCCGCTACCCGACCGGGCAGCGCATCTACGAGAGCTGGACCCCGCTGGTCGTCCGCGGCACGAAGCCGGTGAGCGAGCGGTACGACGACCAGATCCTCGGCGGCACGTTCGCGGTCTGGGGCGACCTGGCGGACGCGCAGACCCAGGAGCAGGTGGCGGCGGGCATCCGCATGCCGCTGCGCGCGACCGTCCAGAAGCTCTGGGACCCGAGGAAACCGGCACGTGCCTGGAAGGACTTCGTGAAGCTCGCCGACGAGGTCCGATAA
- the sdhA gene encoding succinate dehydrogenase flavoprotein subunit — protein sequence MKIHKYDTVIVGAGGAGMRAAIEATKRSRTAVLTKLYPTRSHTGAAQGGMAAALANVEEDNWEWHTFDTIKGGDYLVDQDAAEILAKEAIDAVLDLEKMGLPFNRTPDGTIDQRRFGGHTRNHGEAAVRRSCYAADRTGHMILQTLYQNCVKEGVEFFNEFYVLDQLIVEVDGVKKSAGVVAYELATGEIHVFQAKSVIYASGGTGKFFKVTSNAHTLTGDGQAACYRRGLPLEDMEFFQFHPTGIWRMGILLTEGARGEGGILRNKDGERFMEKYAPVMKDLASRDVVSRSIYTEIREGRGCGPEGDHVYLDLTHLPPEQLDAKLPDITEFARTYLGIEPYTDPIPIQPTAHYAMGGIPTNVEGEVLADNSTVVPGLYAAGEVACVSVHGANRLGTNSLLDINVFGRRAGIAAAEYAAKNDFVELPENPEELVVSQVERLRDASGNERVHEIRKELQETMDANVMVFRTEQTIKTAVEKIAELRKRYLNVSIQDKGKRFNTDLLEAIELGNLLDLAEVMAQSALARKESRGGHYREDFPNRDDVNFMRHTMAYREVGDDGTETIRLDYKPVVQTRYQPMERKY from the coding sequence GTGAAGATTCACAAGTACGACACCGTCATCGTCGGCGCGGGCGGCGCCGGCATGCGCGCCGCCATCGAGGCGACGAAGCGCAGCCGCACCGCCGTGCTCACCAAGCTCTACCCCACGCGTTCCCACACGGGCGCCGCGCAGGGCGGCATGGCCGCCGCGCTCGCCAACGTGGAGGAGGACAACTGGGAGTGGCACACCTTCGACACGATCAAGGGCGGCGACTACCTGGTCGACCAGGACGCCGCCGAGATCCTGGCGAAGGAGGCCATCGACGCGGTCCTCGACCTGGAGAAGATGGGCCTGCCGTTCAACCGCACGCCGGACGGCACCATCGACCAGCGCCGCTTCGGCGGTCACACCCGTAACCACGGCGAGGCCGCCGTGCGCCGCTCCTGCTACGCCGCGGACCGCACCGGCCACATGATCCTCCAGACCCTCTACCAGAACTGCGTCAAGGAGGGTGTGGAGTTCTTCAACGAGTTCTACGTCCTCGACCAGCTCATCGTCGAGGTCGACGGGGTCAAGAAGAGCGCGGGCGTCGTCGCGTACGAACTGGCGACCGGCGAGATCCACGTCTTCCAGGCGAAGTCCGTGATCTACGCGTCCGGCGGCACCGGCAAGTTCTTCAAGGTGACCTCGAACGCGCACACGCTCACCGGTGACGGCCAGGCGGCCTGCTACCGGCGCGGTCTTCCGCTGGAGGACATGGAGTTCTTCCAGTTCCACCCGACCGGCATCTGGCGCATGGGCATCCTTCTCACGGAGGGCGCCCGCGGTGAGGGCGGCATCCTCCGCAACAAGGACGGCGAGCGCTTCATGGAGAAGTACGCGCCGGTCATGAAGGACCTCGCGTCCCGTGACGTCGTGTCCCGCTCCATCTACACGGAGATCCGTGAGGGCCGCGGCTGCGGTCCCGAGGGCGACCACGTCTACCTCGACCTCACGCACCTCCCGCCGGAGCAGCTGGACGCGAAGCTCCCCGACATCACGGAGTTCGCGCGTACGTACCTCGGCATCGAGCCCTACACGGACCCGATCCCGATCCAGCCGACCGCGCACTACGCCATGGGCGGCATCCCGACGAACGTCGAGGGCGAGGTCCTCGCGGACAACTCGACGGTCGTCCCGGGCCTGTACGCCGCCGGTGAGGTCGCCTGCGTCTCGGTGCACGGCGCCAACCGCCTCGGCACCAACTCGCTCCTGGACATCAACGTCTTCGGGCGCCGCGCCGGCATCGCCGCCGCGGAGTACGCCGCGAAGAACGACTTCGTCGAGCTGCCGGAGAACCCGGAGGAGCTCGTCGTCTCCCAGGTCGAGCGCCTGCGCGACGCCTCGGGCAACGAGCGGGTCCACGAGATCCGCAAGGAGCTCCAGGAGACCATGGACGCCAACGTCATGGTGTTCCGCACGGAGCAGACGATCAAGACGGCCGTGGAGAAGATCGCGGAGCTGCGCAAGCGCTACCTCAACGTCTCGATCCAGGACAAGGGCAAGCGGTTCAACACGGACCTCCTCGAGGCCATCGAGCTGGGCAACCTGCTCGACCTGGCCGAGGTCATGGCGCAGTCCGCGCTCGCCCGCAAGGAGTCGCGCGGCGGTCACTACCGCGAGGACTTCCCCAACCGCGACGACGTCAACTTCATGCGCCACACCATGGCGTACCGCGAGGTCGGCGACGACGGCACGGAGACGATCCGTCTCGACTACAAGCCGGTCGTCCAGACCCGCTACCAGCCGATGGAGCGTAAGTACTGA
- a CDS encoding succinate dehydrogenase iron-sulfur subunit has product MATPTLDKEDVKPEAGFADSPYITITLRVRRFNPEVSADATWEDFHLEIDPKERVLDALHKVKWELDGTLTFRRSCAHGICGSDAMRINGKNRLACKTLIKDINPAKPITVEPIKGLTVLKDLVVDMDPFFQAYRDVMPFLVTKGNEPTRERLQSAEDRERFDDTTKCILCAACTSSCPVFWNDGQYFGPAAIVNAHRFIFDSRDEAGEQRLEILNDKDGVWRCRTTFNCTDACPRGIEVTKAIQEVKRALITRRF; this is encoded by the coding sequence ATGGCTACCCCGACCCTCGACAAGGAAGACGTCAAGCCCGAGGCGGGCTTCGCCGACTCCCCGTACATCACGATCACCCTGCGGGTGCGCCGCTTCAACCCCGAGGTCTCCGCGGACGCCACGTGGGAGGACTTCCATCTGGAGATCGACCCCAAGGAGCGTGTCCTCGACGCCCTCCACAAGGTCAAGTGGGAGCTGGACGGCACGCTCACGTTCCGCCGCTCCTGCGCGCACGGCATCTGCGGCTCGGACGCCATGCGGATCAACGGCAAGAACCGTCTTGCCTGCAAGACCCTGATCAAGGACATCAACCCGGCGAAGCCGATCACGGTCGAGCCGATCAAGGGTCTGACGGTCCTGAAGGACCTGGTCGTCGACATGGACCCGTTCTTCCAGGCGTACCGCGACGTGATGCCGTTCCTGGTCACCAAGGGCAACGAGCCCACGCGTGAGCGCCTCCAGTCCGCCGAGGACCGCGAGCGCTTCGACGACACGACGAAGTGCATCCTCTGCGCCGCCTGCACCTCCTCGTGCCCGGTGTTCTGGAACGACGGCCAGTACTTCGGGCCGGCCGCGATCGTGAACGCCCACCGCTTCATCTTCGACTCGCGTGACGAGGCGGGCGAGCAGCGCCTGGAGATCCTGAACGACAAGGACGGCGTGTGGCGTTGCCGCACGACGTTCAACTGCACGGACGCGTGCCCGCGTGGCATCGAGGTCACGAAGGCGATCCAGGAAGTGAAGCGCGCCCTGATCACGCGCCGCTTCTGA
- a CDS encoding 2-oxo-4-hydroxy-4-carboxy-5-ureidoimidazoline decarboxylase: MPPPAQERTLHPHQLNSATPDAAEAALLTCCGSRRWARRVAAHRPYPDLEALLAASDEAAYDLSDADLTEALACEPLDTVLPQVPHQGAPRTGSTAAHTALRAAHAAYESRFGHTFVICLDDVPPSEALGQLLAGIRSRLGNDPEDERALAAEELRRLVRGRLTRLTLGDVPGHAARGQRSQPLPDSPYVPV; encoded by the coding sequence CTGCCGCCCCCTGCCCAGGAGCGCACGCTGCACCCGCACCAGTTGAACTCCGCCACGCCGGACGCGGCCGAAGCCGCCCTGCTCACCTGCTGCGGCAGCCGACGCTGGGCCCGCCGCGTCGCCGCCCACCGGCCCTACCCCGACCTGGAAGCCCTGCTCGCGGCCTCCGACGAGGCGGCGTACGACTTGTCGGACGCCGACCTCACCGAGGCCCTCGCCTGCGAGCCCCTCGATACCGTGCTGCCCCAGGTCCCGCACCAGGGCGCACCCAGAACCGGCTCCACCGCGGCCCACACCGCCCTGCGCGCCGCCCATGCCGCATACGAGAGCCGTTTCGGACACACGTTCGTCATCTGCCTCGACGACGTCCCGCCGAGCGAGGCCCTGGGCCAGCTGCTCGCCGGCATCCGGTCACGCCTCGGCAACGATCCTGAGGACGAGCGCGCCCTCGCGGCCGAGGAGCTGCGCCGCCTCGTCCGCGGCCGCCTGACCCGGCTCACCCTCGGCGACGTGCCAGGACACGCCGCCCGCGGACAGCGATCGCAACCGCTTCCCGATAGCCCGTACGTGCCTGTTTGA
- a CDS encoding RNA polymerase sigma factor, translated as MAQGGVHRRPTASDEELTRALGAAREGDESAFAYVYRRVHPGLLGQVRGLVRDDAEDVASEAWLQIVRDLDRFRGSGADFRRWAATVARHRAIDHLRRVRSRPRGTLIEQELLDIPAEDDTAARALEKLSTERMLRMVASLPPDQGAAVLLRVVVGLDGPSAARILGKRPGAVRAAARRGIARLARHEFGSWLCGAEPHRATSPCR; from the coding sequence GTGGCGCAGGGTGGGGTGCATCGCCGTCCGACGGCTTCCGACGAGGAGCTGACGCGGGCTCTGGGAGCGGCGCGGGAAGGGGACGAGAGCGCTTTCGCCTACGTTTACCGGCGTGTTCATCCCGGGCTTCTCGGGCAGGTGCGCGGCCTGGTCCGCGACGACGCGGAGGACGTGGCCTCGGAGGCCTGGCTGCAGATCGTGCGCGACCTGGACCGGTTCCGGGGCAGCGGCGCGGACTTCCGCCGCTGGGCCGCGACCGTCGCACGCCATCGCGCGATCGACCACCTGCGGCGGGTCCGGAGCAGGCCCCGCGGCACGCTGATCGAGCAGGAACTGCTCGACATCCCGGCCGAGGACGACACGGCCGCCCGCGCCCTGGAGAAGCTGTCGACGGAACGCATGCTGCGCATGGTCGCCTCGCTGCCGCCCGACCAGGGCGCGGCGGTCCTGCTGCGGGTGGTCGTGGGGCTCGACGGCCCGTCCGCCGCGCGGATCCTCGGCAAGCGGCCCGGCGCGGTGCGGGCGGCGGCACGGCGCGGGATCGCGCGGCTGGCACGGCACGAGTTCGGCTCGTGGCTGTGTGGCGCGGAGCCCCACCGGGCCACGAGCCCCTGCCGGTGA